From the genome of Solanum lycopersicum chromosome 7, SLM_r2.1:
GACTCAACTTTTTCTGtgtcttgaaaaatgtatttgCTACATTATCAGTTCTCACTATAAATCGAGTGCCCAAAAGATAGACTCTCCAAACCTGCAAACAGTGTACCACCGCAACCATTTCTTTTTCATGTGTTGAGTATCTCTATTCATCATCATTCAATTTTCTACTTTCAAAGGCCACTGGATGACCTTCTTGCACTAATACGCAACCAATTGCTTTGTCTGACGCATCAGTGTGCACTTCAAATGGTAACTAAAAATCAGGCAATTTGAGTATAGGTTAAGATGCGATAGCATTCTTTAAATTCTGAAAAGCTTCATCACACCGTTCATACCAAACCCATTTTGCATCCTTCTTCAACAAATCTGACAAAGCCGCTGCATTTTTTGAGTAACCAGCAATAAACTTTCTGTAATAGTTAGCCAAGCCAAGAAACGACCTCAAATCCTTTACATGACGTGGTGCCTGCCAATCAACAATGTCTTGCACTTTCTTAGGATCCATTCAAACTTGGTTTTTACTAATAAGATGCCCCAAAAACTTTATCTCTTGTTGAGCAAATTCACACTTTTCCATCTTGACATAAAGTGTGTATTTCCTCAATTGAGACAAAACCAGACTTAGGTGATTAACATGTTCTTTCAATGTTCGACAATAAATGACTATATCATctaaaaaaacaacaaagtaATCAAGATAGTCAAACAGTACATTGTTCATTAAGTTGCAAAAGGTTGCCggggcattagtcagcccaaacgGCATTACAAGGAATTCATAGGAACCATATCTAGTTACACATGTTGTCTTTCGTTCGTCACCCTCTGGTATCCTAACTTGCCAATAACCTGCACTCAGATCAAGTTTTGTGAACCAGCATGCCTTGCTTAACCTGCCCATCAAATCTTGCACCAACGGAAccggatacttgttctttatagttgcCTTGTTCATCGCCTGGTAGTCTACACACATTCTCATTGTTTCATCATGTTTCTTTTGAAATAGAACAGGAGCACCATATGGAGCCTTAGACGGCTGAATCAATCCAGCATCTAGCAATTCATTCAATTGTTTGCGTAGTTCAACCAATTCCTTTGGAGCCATATGATAAGGAGCTTGCGCAGGAGCAACCGGACAAGGTAGCAACTCAATCTTATGATTAATATCCCCCCTTGGTggtaatttcttttgaaattcaggcggcataacaacaacatactgTTTAAGTAATTCAGCAACACAATCTAGCACTTCCATCTTCACATCAGGTTTCACTTCGACCAAGGCAGCAAGTATAGTGTCTTCACCTTTCTTCAGCCCTTTGTCAGTTGACATAGCAGACAACAACATTCCCTTGTCTTTCTTCTTTGCAACTTTATTAATGTCCCCAAACGGATGAACACCTTCGAGAAAACCAGCATTGCTTCCATTCATGACCATCACTCCATCTAAGTGAGGAAACAGAACAAACTGGAATTTCCTTAAtcccaagtatgatttcaaAGTCACCAAGCGGCATCACCATCAAGTTATGTTTTCCCACCCAACTTCCAGTTGACATAGACGTAGGAAGGGCTTTTAGACAACTTCAACCCCAATTTTGTAGCAATCTTCACATCTACAAACGTGTGTGTGGCCCCTGTATCAACCATTGCCATCACACATTGTTTTTTCACTTTCATTTCTATTTGAATTAAGGAAGCATGAGGATTCGAAGTACTAGAGATTTCTCCAACATTATTGATCCCCATAATGTGATTGAAAGACAATCCCAATGGGTTTGCAATTGCAGCCACGATTTCTtcatcctcctccctttgattcACGTTACCAGCAAGTAAAGCATTCACTTTTTCCCAGTTTGGACAAGATTTGGACAAATGAGGACCACCACAAGTCCAACAGCCCTTTAAATTTCCATCTTTGTTCTTAGGCTTGTCTTTCCCATCTTTCATTTGTGCCtttcctttatcatttgtaTTGTACTTACGATTATCCTTTCTCCATTCCCCTTTattctcattctttttcttagtttttgaagTGGAGGGGACGTCTGCCGAAGAACGAGTCATTCGGAAATCCACTAACGAATCGACAGCAGCAATAGCCCCAGGCAGATCTTTAACATTCTGCCTTCGTAGTTCGTTTTGAACCCAGCCTTGCATGCCCGAAATGAAGTTGTGAAGTTTATCCTCATCAGACATATTTTGTATGTCTAACATCACAGAGGTAAATTCTTTTATGTATTCCCTCACTGATCCCGTCTGCCTTAGCCTTTTCAATTTATCCCTTGCAAGCCAAGATGCATTGCTAGGAAGAAATTGATCACGCATTTCTTTGATTAGTTTATCCCATGTATCAATTCTACGATGACCAGCACTTACGTCGTCTGCATTACGAGTCCCCCACCAAAGTTTCGCATCACCCGACAAATACATTGTGATAATGTTCAACTTATCAGCGTTCGGCACCCTTGCAGCGGTAAAATACTGCTCCATGTCCCAGATGAAATTTTCCAGTTCTTTAGCACTCCCTGCGCCACTAAAGGCCTTAGGTTCTGGAATATTTACCTTAGACGATTCAAAACGAGTTGAACTTAACGTGGCCACAGCCcgtcacaaaacgacgaattcTGTTCGAAGGTTCTCATTTTCCTTCTAAAGTCCCTCCAGTTTTTGCGTATTGTGGTACGAAAGTCCAAGATTTCAGTAATGTGGTTATCAACATTCTGTCGATATCCACCAATTTCTCCCTGAACTTTCTCAGCGTCCACTCTCAACTCAATGATTTGTGTGAATAAATCCACAAATGTAGGGTCTCCCAAAATGTTTTCACTAAACCCGACGAAGGATTCAATTTTTCGTGCAAACTCCCATAGTTCTGCGTTTTTCACCATTGTTTAACcgcgctctgataccaattgaaagaggGTCGATTATTTTTATCGCACACCACTCTAGGCAGTCTTACAAACGTCTGTAACACTCAGCCTACTTGCACCCACGAAAATtaactaagtatagaaatacttaaaacaGTAGCGTCAAACAACCAACAGAATTTACAGGAACCAGTCCCAACCTTTATGAACCTTTTAGtaatacaaaggaaggcttAACGAATTAGTCTAAGGCTAGGAACACTCTTTTTTTgccttagacgaatttccacctttaaatcaaaattctgcaCAATGGCATTTACATGCGGCGATTACAAGTGACACCTGTCCGACACTTGTCATCAAAGGGTTCAAAACTCAATTTCCAACAGCTATAGTTCCAACAGAtagaatttaattcaaattacattcttatctacacgaaatactaatattctaacacttagaatatttcaggcttcattccaacacttagaatatttcagccagcttccaacacttcgaatattttagctgtcttccaacacttagttttatttcagcaatttcgGGTGAACTGCCTTTGTTCCTGACATTGCCAAGTCTTCACAACCTTGCctcatcaagtcaacatgctgCCTTGCCAATGCCCTTAGCCCACACGTAAGCCATGCCCGTTCAAgctgccttgccaacacccaagcaccttcaacttgtgttgcactgttttgccattatccatgccaagaccaatgcccaagtccttggCATGTCTGCACGTAGTTAGCTCAAGTAGATTGCGGGTCTAAcagtaggccactatcctaccatcaaaagttgatagggcagaaatttgagtGATATGTCGCCGACACGTTGGCCATGCGATCCGTcaagttatcatgaatcatcgcagcaacgggcagagccgacgttgaccttttatctaatagaTACATCCCTTTCAGAAGTtagggtttgttgcacgtattatcTCTAGAACTACTATGGTtctccgagtagtagataccataaAACACAGTATAACtaatttaatgagccattcgcagtttcataGTGTGAGtctgttcatacttacacatgcatggatTAATCTTTAGGACAAGTATATGACAATTGGCAGGATCAACTAGGTAGCATTCGTTAACGAAGTTGCGCACCGCATGATCCCGTCGCGCTCGCTCAAGCATGGTCAGGTGCAAGGCGAGTGCGACAGTCATTTACATGGAGCATTCATTTTGGGTAGTTAGAAGctggtgaaggccccatgcccactgcgtctaccgtatagAAGAATTTGAGGCGCTGCTCACAGACCACACCATCGCACAACTAAACGAGGGAAGGTGTGGGATGCAAGAGCGTCTTTTGGGATAACCCCCCACATGGAATGCAAGGGCAGAAAGGAGACTGGCTGCATTTGCACAATTCCTAGGCATTAGGTATTCAACACAGGATTCTTACGTGCAACTACCCTAGATAACGCTTCATCCTCCACCGAAATGGCATGCAAGCTATGTTGttgctgctcgaagcagggatccaacctaacaaCACATACCCAATACTACTCAAGTATCGTACGTGAATGGTTTTGTCAATGCACACCCGACATCCACCCCAACGCCCGACATGAGATGTCCTACGACAAC
Proteins encoded in this window:
- the LOC138337469 gene encoding uncharacterized mitochondrial protein AtMg00860-like is translated as MDPKKVQDIVDWQAPRHVKDLRSFLGLANYYRKFIAGYSKNAAALSDLLKKDAKWLPFEVHTDASDKAIGCVLVQEGHPVAFESRKLNDDE
- the LOC138337470 gene encoding uncharacterized protein; this translates as MVKNAELWEFARKIESFVGFSENILGDPTFVDLFTQIIELRVDAEKVQGEIGGYRQNVDNHITEILDFQPKAFSGAGSAKELENFIWDMEQYFTAARVPNADKLNIITMYLSGDAKLWWGTRNADDVSAGHRRIDTWDKLIKEMRDQFLPSNASWLARDKLKRLRQTGSVREYIKEFTSVMLDIQNMSDEDKLHNFISGMQGWVQNELRRQNVKDLPGAIAAVDSLVDFRMTRSSADVPSTSKTKKKNENKGEWRKDNRKYNTNDKGKAQMKDGKDKPKNKDGNLKGCWTCGGPHLSKSCPNWEKVNALLAGNVNQREEDEEIVAAIANPLGLSFNHIMGINNVGEISSTSNPHASLIQIEMKVKKQCVMAMVDTGATHTFVDVKIATKLGLKLSKSPSYVYVNWKLGGKT